ATGAAGAAATGGAAACTTTCTATATCGGAGAGTTGGAAAACCACGATATTCGTTACATTACTACTGAATAATACTTTAAAAAACACACAATATGAAAAAATTTATATTACTCTTGTTCTTACTGTCGGTGGGATGGAATATCATCGGCTACGCTCAAGAAAAACAGGTGGAAGTGACGGGTATCGTCACAGATGCGAAAACGAAAGAACCGTTGATCGGTGTGAACATTACCATCAAGAACTCTCCCGGACTGGGCACCATGACTGATATCAACGGCCGATACAAACTGAAAGCCAATCTTTATTCCTACCTTATATTTTCCTACATAGGTTTCGACAAACAGGAAATACTGCTTAAAGACAGCCGTGTGATCAATGTAGCAATGAAAGAAAGCGAATCTACCGTGCTCGACCAAGTAGTAATCACCGGTACGGGTGCACAGAAGAAAATTTCTGTGACAGGTGCCGTCACTACCGTAGATATAAAAGATTTAAAGACACCTACTTCCAGCATCACCAACGCTTTGGCAGGGGTAGTGCCGGGTGTGATGGCCCGGCAGACCTCCGGTCAGCCGGGAGATAATATTTCCGAATTCTGGATTCGAGGTATCTCCACTTTTGGAGCTGGTTCCGGCGCTTTGGTATTAGTGGATGGATTTGAACGTAGCATGAACGAACTAAATATTGAAGACATAGCTACTTTCACTGTGCTAAAAGATGCTTCTGCTACTGCCATTTATGGCTCACGCGGTGCCAATGGCGTGGTGCTGATAACCACCAAACGCGGTAAGGAAGGCAAGGCGCACATCAACGCAAAGTTGGAAACCTCATATAATATGCGCACCCGGACCCCTGAATTTGTAGACGGCGTGACGTATGCGCGCATGATGAATGAGGCCTATACTACCCGCAATAGGGAAGCAGCCTATTCGGAAGACGATATTCATCTGATTGCAAGCGGTCTTGACCCTGACATCTATCCGAATGTAGACTGGATGGGAATGTTGCTTCGAAAAGGAGCGCCTACCTATCGGGCTACCTTAGACATGAATGGCGGTGGTACGCTCGCACGTTACTTTATCTCTGCCAGCTATGTAGACGAAGGGGGTATGTACGAAGCTGACGAAGCCATGAAAGATTTCAACACCAACGCCAATTACCGCCGTTGGAACTATCGCATGAATGTGGACGTTGACTTGACAAAGACTACTCTGATTAAGGTGGGAGTATCCGGCTCGCTGGCCAAACAGAACCAGCCGGGCGGCACCAGCGATGAGATATGGGGAGCCTTGCTGGGATACAATCCTATCAGCTTTCCGGTGCAGTATTCAGATGGGCGCGCCGCTTCACGAGGATATGCCGAAAAGCAGAATCCGTGGATATTGATCACCCAACAAGGATTCAACGAAACTTGGGAAAACAAGATTCAGAGTACCATCAGCCTTGAACAGAATTTCGACTTTCTCACCAAAGGATTGAAGTTTGTAGGACGCTTTGGATATGATACGACCAACAGAAACTATAACCGCCGCATGAAATGGCCCGAAGGCTGGCAGGCAGAACGGCAACGTGATTCGGACGGGAATATTCAGTTTAAACGAACGACAACGGAACAATTGATGATGTCGCATAGTGGTTCCAACGGTGAACGTAAAGAATATCTCGAAGCGGAACTGCACTACGACCGCACGTTTGGCGACCATCAGGTGGGAGCCGTACTGAAATATACACAAGACAAATTCATTGATACCTCGGAGAATATCTCCAACAACTATGTCCAAACCATCGACCGCCGTCATCAGGGACTTGCCGGACGATTCACTTACGGATGGAAATACCGCTATTTCTTTGATGCCAATTTCGGCTACAACGGTTCTGAAAACTTTGCTCCCGGACATCAGTTTGGTTTCTTTCCGGCTTTTTCTGTGGCATGGAACATTGCAGAAGAACCCATTGTGAAGAAAGCACTTCCATGGATGGGAATGTTCAAACTGCGCTACTCTTACGGTAAAGTGGGCAACGACTATGTAAGTGAGAGAGGAGCAAGAGTTCGATTCCCTTATCTGCCGACCTTCAAGACCGATGATCTCTTTGGATATAACTATGGCGACATAGGAACGAACATTTATTATTATACAGGATTGACCTACGCGACACTGGCATCGAAAAATGTCACATGGGAAGTGTCGAAGAAACACGATGTGGGATTGGACTTCTCACTGTTTGGCGACAAATTGAGTGGTACCATCGATTACTTCCACGAACAACGTGATGGCATCTATATGACCCGCAACTATCTACCGCCAAGTCTTGGACTGAACACGCTAAACTCTGCTCCTGCCGCCAATATCGGTTCCGTTCTTTCCAAAGGATTCGATGGAAACATCGCTTTCAAACAGAAGATGGGAGAAGCCGACTTGACCCTGCGCGCCAATATGACATACAGCAAAAACAACATCATCGAGTATGACGAGGAGTACAGCCACTACGGATATACAAGACAGGCAGGTTTTCGCGTAGACCAAGCACGCGGCTTGATAGCCGAAGGCCTGTTCAAAGATTATGACGAAATACGTCAAAGCCCGCAACAGATGTTCGGTGAGGTAGCACCCGGCGACATCAAATATAAGGACGTGAACGGTGACGGACGCATCAACGACGACGATGTTGTGCCTATTGGCGCCACCACCCGCCCTAACCTGGTCTACGGTTTCGGACTGTCTACTTCTTGGAAAGGTATAGATTTCAACGTCCACTTTCAGGGGGCAGGCAAATCATCGTTCTTTATCAACGGCTATACGGTATATCCGTTCAGCGAAGGAGACTGGGGAAATATTCTGACGGACGTAGTAGGCAAGTATTGGTCGCTAGGTAGCAATGAAAACCCTCATGCAGAATATCCGCGCTTGAGCTTCGGAGGCAACAACAATAACTATCGCGCGTCTACCTATTGGCTACGAGATGGTTCATACATGCGTCTGAAAACGCTGGAGATTGGCTATACCCTGCCAAAGACGTTTGTCAACAAGCTTCATATAGATAACATACGTTTCTATTTGATGGGCACCAATCTCCTCACGTTCTCAAGTTTCAAGCTATGGGACCCCGAAATGGGCAGCTCCAACGGACAGAAATATCCGCTGTCGAGAACATATACATTAGGAATGACTATCAACTTATAATCAAGAAGTGTTATGAAAACAAGAAAATATATCTTACTGGGAATGGTGATGGCAGGATTGAGTCTGAGCGTCACCTCCTGCACAGACTACATGGACATGCAACGCTACTTCAAAGACCAGCAGAGTGAAGACCACATCTTTGAAAATAAAGATAATACTTTGCAGTGGCTGTCTTATTGCTACAGTGCCTTGCAGGGTGACAATCTAGAAATTGCCCACAGCGACGTGTGTCCTACCAATTACTCTGACGACATGGTATTCAACGAAGGAAACAACGGAGAACGCTTCCGCCGTTTCAAGTTGGGCGAATACGGGTACGGCTATGCCTATCAGGACTACTATACCACCTCTTGGCCAAAGTCTTACGAAGGCATCCGTCAGGCATCCATCCTTATTCAAAACGTAGATAAGAATAAAGACCTGACACCCGAAGAGATTACGGATGTGAAAGGACAGGCCCGTTTCGTGAGGGCATACCTCTATTGGCTGCTGTTGCGCAAATATGGTCCGGTGCCCATCATGCCCGATGCAGGCGCGGACTATACGGAATCGTATGACAACCTTTCGTTTCCCCGCAACAGTTATGACGAGTGTGCCGAATACATAGCCACGGAGATGGCACAAGCAGCCACTGAACTGGCGGAGAAGAGAAACAATGTAAACATTGCACGCGCCACGAAAGGCGCCGCGCTAGCCGTGCGTGCCAAAGCCTATCTTTTCGCCGCCAGTCCGTTGGCAAACGGCAATACGGAAATGGCGGACTTCACCGACAAAACGGGACGCATCCTCATCTCACAGACATACGACGAAAGTAAGTGGGCGAAGGCTGCCGCTGCCGCACGTGACCTCATCGAATTGGCAGAGAGCAGAAACCTTTACCGGCTTTACACCAGCCAGGTGCGCACAAACACTACGGACGAGGCATATCCGAACACCATTACTCCGCCCGAACATCCGGTTTACTCCCATCAAGACTTCCCCGACGGTTGGCAGAACATTGACCCGTTTGAGTCCTATCGGTCTGTGTTCAACGGCGAACTGTTCGCATCGGAGAATCCGGAACTTATCTTTACTCGGGGAAAGAACAACAACCACAATGGCGAGCTGAAAGACATGGGTGTCACCGACTTGGCGAAACATCAGTTGCCCGGCACGGCTGGTGGCTGGAATATCCACGGAGTGACCATGAAGCAGTGCGATGCATACGCTATGGCAGACGGAAAACCGTTCGATCGTGCCACTTGCCCCAAGAAGTTCACTGCCGATGATAACAAGGATGAACATCCCTACGACCACCTACGCAACGGCGTTTATTTCGAATATGCCAACCGTGAGCCTCGTTTCTATGCTTCGGTGGCGTTCAGCGGTTCGATGTGGTTCTGTTTGAGTGCCAAAGAAGATGGATATAAAAATCAGCAAGTGTTCTATTATAGAGGAGAATCCAACGGACGGACTAACGGTAATGAGCGCTGGATTCCTACCGGTATCGGTGTGATGAAGTTTATCCATCCCAAAGACTGCAACACGAACGAAGGCAAGATGGAAGGGAAGGTAGATACTGCCATCCGCTATGCCGACATTCTGTTGATGTATGCCGAAGCGTTGAACGAACTGACCGGCACTTATCAGATTAGTTCGTGGGATGGAGCTACCACCTACACCATCCAACGGGACATGGAAGAGATGCGTCGCGGAGTGAAGCCGGTGCGCATGCGTGCCGGAGTGCCCGACTACAACGATGTTGTGTATAATGACCCGGATGCTTTCCGCCGCCAGCTGAAACACGAACGCCAGATCGAGTTTTTTGCTGAGAATCAACGTTTTTGGGACTTACGCCGCTGGAAAGACGCTCCCGTAGACGAAGCGGAACAGATATACGGTTGCAACACTCTGATGAACAAAGCGCACGCTATCGAATTCTATACACCGGTGCGGGTGCCCTACTTGCAAACTTCATTCTCGCGCAAACAGTATTTCTGGCCGATTGCCTACAACGAACTGAAACGCAATAAGAATATGACACAAGCCCCTGGATGGGAAGATTACGATTAATCCGATAATAAACACAGAACGATATGAAGAAATTATATATAGCTATCGCACTGTTGGCATGTATCGCCTTCAGTGCCTGCAATGACGAATGGAAAGACGAACTGTATGAACAAATGATTTCCTTCAAAGCTCCGGTAGACGCAACGGGTATATCAAATATCTATTTGCGCTACAACCCCGACGGCGTCTGCTCTTACCAACTGCCCGTCATCGTGAGTGGAACCACTGATAATGCCAACAATCTGGAGGTGAAGATAGGAGTAGACAATGACACGCTCGATGTGCTGAACATAGCCAAGTTTCTCCATCGCACCGACCTTTATTATAGGCAACTGCCCGAAACGTTTTATTCTCTTGCCTCTGAAACATGCCACATTCCGGCAGGAAGCAACGTGCAATCCTATACGATAGACTTCAATTTTACCAATCTGGACTTGGTGGAGAAGTGGGTACTTCCACTCACCATCGAACCCGGCGAGGGCTACACTCCTAACATGTGGAAGGGATGGCGAAAGGCGCTGCTGAAGATCAACCTGTTCAACGACTATTCGGGCAAGTACTCTGCCACGAGCATGAACATCTATATGGACGGAGAAACCACCGACCCTGCCACGATTTCCGAACGTAACGTGTCGGTAGTCGATGAAAACAGTGTGTTCTTCTACGCGGGAACGGTGTGGGAGGAAGACGTGAACCGCAGCAAGTACAAGGTGATTGTCACCTTTAATCCCGGCACGACGGATGAAAGCGGTACCGTTTCAGGCACACTGACTTTGCGCCCGGGCGATGCCGCAAACGAGATGAACCTGCAAAGCAGCGGTACTTGTACGTACGAGATACGCAGCAACATGGACCCCGTACAGCCTTACCTGAAACACTACTACGTGACGATGCAGATGCAGTATAACTACACCGACTTCACTTCCGATCCTTCCAACCCGATTGTGTTCAACGCTCGCGGCTCGTTGGTGTTGGAACGTAAGATCAATACATTGATTCCTGATCAGGATCAAGCCATTCAATGGTAAAACAAAGAGGAGGGATAGTGGTGGCAGTAAAAACCAAATCGGAGTGCGGCTGACCCTGTAGAATAATAACTCACATTAACCAAATATCGAAATATGAATCTAAAGCAAAATATGGGTTGGCTTACAGCGGCAGTGCTCTTGTCGTGTGCCGGTTTATTAAATGCTCATGAAGCTACAAGATGGACGATTGCTTCGCCCGATAGCATTTATTGGCAAGTAAACGGCACACACCAGGATCACATTGAGATGAGCGGACTGAAAATGTCGGTCGTGTTGCGCTACGGTGTAAACGACAGAGGCGAATGGATGATCGACCGTAATCTTATTCTGCCCACTTTCCGAACCATTCCGAACGATACGCATGGCAGCTTGCAACATCATTTTAATGGAGACTGGGCACACCTGTGCACCGTAAACGGACAGCCTTTGACAGGCGAAAAGGTGGAAACCGTCTCACTAAGCGGGTTTATGACAGTGAGAAGCATCTATGCCGATAGAGGCGTCGCATTAGTACGCACTCTTTTCCCTTCCGCTTCCCATCCGGCGTTTTGTGAGAAATATGAACTGGAAAATACGACAGACCGTCCGCTGACGGTTGAGTTTCCATCACTCACCCTCTCCTATCGCACCGATCAAGAGAAAGGAGTGGAAGGCAGTTATCGGCTGACAGCCACGTTCTCATCTTCCGTGAAAGAGGGAACATTTCAGTTAAAATCCGGCGAAAAGGCATGGTTCCAAGTGATCTATGCCGGATATAAAGAGCATGACCGGGAACTTATATTGCATGCAGACCGGGAACTGGAAGCGCGCCGCGACTTCCTCCGACAGTTACGAAACAATCTGGTGCTTGAAACACCCAATAAAGTCATCAATACAATGTTTTCGTTTGCCAAGATACGCAGTTCGGAAAGCATATTCGACACCCAAGGAGGATATATGCAAAGTCCTGGAGGAGAAGCGTATTATGCAGCCATCTGGGCAAACGATCAGGCAGAATACATCAATCCGTTTTTCCCTTATTTGGGCTATCAGGCGGGCAATCGCTCGGCAATGGATTCTTTCAGCCTGTTCATGCGATATATGAATGATGAATATAAACCGCTGCCCTCCTCTATCATTGCCGAAGGACTGGACTGTTTCGGTGTGGCGGGCGATCGTGGAGATGTGGCAATGGTTGCTTACGGCGCGGCACGCTATGCTTTGGCATCCGGAAAATATGGCGAAGCAGAAAAATTATGGCCGCTGATTAAGTGGAGTCTGGAGTATTGCCACCGGAAACTGAATGCGGAAGGAGTAGTGACATCGGATTCCGATGAACTGGAGAATCGTTTCCCTGCCGGAGAAGCCAATCTATGTACTTCTTCTTTATATTATGATGCTCTGATTTCAGCCGCACATTTGGGAAAAGCCTTGAATAAGGAAGAGAAATTGATCAAATCTTACCGCAAGGAAGCTGCCGAACTTTATAAGAATATTCATACTTATTTTGCCCGAGAGGTGGAAGGTTATGACACCTATCGCTATTATGATGGCAACACAGTGCTACGTTCGTGGATTTGCATCCCCCTGACCATGGGCATCTACGACCAGGCAGAAGGCACGATAGCCGCCTTGTTTTCAGATAAATTATGGATGGAGAATGGCTTATTGACACAGTCGGGCACTTCTACCTATTGGGATCGCTCCACACTTTACGCTTTCCGTGGAAGTTACGCTTGTGGTGCCAGAGATATCGCGACCAAATATCTAGAACAATATTCTACAACCCGTTTATTGGGCGACCATGTACCTTACGCTGTAGAAGCATGGCCGGAAGGAAATCAGAGGCATTTATCGACCGAGAGCGCATTGTATTGCCGTATTATGACGGAAGGCTTGTTTGGCATACGTCCCATTGCATTGAACGCTTTTACATTGACACCACAACTACCGAAAAGCTGGAATGAAATGGCTATCAGACGCGTTTGCGCATTTGGCAAGATATATGATATAGAAGTAAAACGTGACAAAGGAGAACACTTACTGGTATTCATTAAGGAAGACAACAAGACGGTCAGAAAATATAAAGTAGACAATGGCAAATCCGTAGAAGTGCGCTTCTAGCCTTCCGGTAAACTGCAAACAAGTATGTGTCAAACAGAAAAGTATGATCTAGGAGGGGGCAAAACTCAATGATAACTCCATCATCCTTCTTCTGAAAGAATGGGGAGTTTAGCTATTCCCCTTTCTTATTTAACGTGAATTCTAAGACTTCACGTTAAATAAAGTATCATAAATGCCACTATAAGATTATTGCCATTCATCGCTTTCACCTGATTCTTGAAATGCCGATGAATAAGGCTATAGCGGGTGAAAGCGAGGGGTGAAATCAGGTGAAACAGAACATTATCGGTTTCACCTTGGCTTTTCAAAATATCCTTTGAGCTAAAACCAATATCATTATAGCTAATCCGGATATCATTATAGCTAATGAAAATATGCTTATAGCAAATCC
The Bacteroides caecimuris DNA segment above includes these coding regions:
- a CDS encoding DUF4973 domain-containing protein, whose amino-acid sequence is MKKLYIAIALLACIAFSACNDEWKDELYEQMISFKAPVDATGISNIYLRYNPDGVCSYQLPVIVSGTTDNANNLEVKIGVDNDTLDVLNIAKFLHRTDLYYRQLPETFYSLASETCHIPAGSNVQSYTIDFNFTNLDLVEKWVLPLTIEPGEGYTPNMWKGWRKALLKINLFNDYSGKYSATSMNIYMDGETTDPATISERNVSVVDENSVFFYAGTVWEEDVNRSKYKVIVTFNPGTTDESGTVSGTLTLRPGDAANEMNLQSSGTCTYEIRSNMDPVQPYLKHYYVTMQMQYNYTDFTSDPSNPIVFNARGSLVLERKINTLIPDQDQAIQW
- a CDS encoding RagB/SusD family nutrient uptake outer membrane protein yields the protein MKTRKYILLGMVMAGLSLSVTSCTDYMDMQRYFKDQQSEDHIFENKDNTLQWLSYCYSALQGDNLEIAHSDVCPTNYSDDMVFNEGNNGERFRRFKLGEYGYGYAYQDYYTTSWPKSYEGIRQASILIQNVDKNKDLTPEEITDVKGQARFVRAYLYWLLLRKYGPVPIMPDAGADYTESYDNLSFPRNSYDECAEYIATEMAQAATELAEKRNNVNIARATKGAALAVRAKAYLFAASPLANGNTEMADFTDKTGRILISQTYDESKWAKAAAAARDLIELAESRNLYRLYTSQVRTNTTDEAYPNTITPPEHPVYSHQDFPDGWQNIDPFESYRSVFNGELFASENPELIFTRGKNNNHNGELKDMGVTDLAKHQLPGTAGGWNIHGVTMKQCDAYAMADGKPFDRATCPKKFTADDNKDEHPYDHLRNGVYFEYANREPRFYASVAFSGSMWFCLSAKEDGYKNQQVFYYRGESNGRTNGNERWIPTGIGVMKFIHPKDCNTNEGKMEGKVDTAIRYADILLMYAEALNELTGTYQISSWDGATTYTIQRDMEEMRRGVKPVRMRAGVPDYNDVVYNDPDAFRRQLKHERQIEFFAENQRFWDLRRWKDAPVDEAEQIYGCNTLMNKAHAIEFYTPVRVPYLQTSFSRKQYFWPIAYNELKRNKNMTQAPGWEDYD
- a CDS encoding SusC/RagA family TonB-linked outer membrane protein; the protein is MKKFILLLFLLSVGWNIIGYAQEKQVEVTGIVTDAKTKEPLIGVNITIKNSPGLGTMTDINGRYKLKANLYSYLIFSYIGFDKQEILLKDSRVINVAMKESESTVLDQVVITGTGAQKKISVTGAVTTVDIKDLKTPTSSITNALAGVVPGVMARQTSGQPGDNISEFWIRGISTFGAGSGALVLVDGFERSMNELNIEDIATFTVLKDASATAIYGSRGANGVVLITTKRGKEGKAHINAKLETSYNMRTRTPEFVDGVTYARMMNEAYTTRNREAAYSEDDIHLIASGLDPDIYPNVDWMGMLLRKGAPTYRATLDMNGGGTLARYFISASYVDEGGMYEADEAMKDFNTNANYRRWNYRMNVDVDLTKTTLIKVGVSGSLAKQNQPGGTSDEIWGALLGYNPISFPVQYSDGRAASRGYAEKQNPWILITQQGFNETWENKIQSTISLEQNFDFLTKGLKFVGRFGYDTTNRNYNRRMKWPEGWQAERQRDSDGNIQFKRTTTEQLMMSHSGSNGERKEYLEAELHYDRTFGDHQVGAVLKYTQDKFIDTSENISNNYVQTIDRRHQGLAGRFTYGWKYRYFFDANFGYNGSENFAPGHQFGFFPAFSVAWNIAEEPIVKKALPWMGMFKLRYSYGKVGNDYVSERGARVRFPYLPTFKTDDLFGYNYGDIGTNIYYYTGLTYATLASKNVTWEVSKKHDVGLDFSLFGDKLSGTIDYFHEQRDGIYMTRNYLPPSLGLNTLNSAPAANIGSVLSKGFDGNIAFKQKMGEADLTLRANMTYSKNNIIEYDEEYSHYGYTRQAGFRVDQARGLIAEGLFKDYDEIRQSPQQMFGEVAPGDIKYKDVNGDGRINDDDVVPIGATTRPNLVYGFGLSTSWKGIDFNVHFQGAGKSSFFINGYTVYPFSEGDWGNILTDVVGKYWSLGSNENPHAEYPRLSFGGNNNNYRASTYWLRDGSYMRLKTLEIGYTLPKTFVNKLHIDNIRFYLMGTNLLTFSSFKLWDPEMGSSNGQKYPLSRTYTLGMTINL